The Desulfonatronum sp. SC1 DNA segment CTCTGCCTGCCTATCTATTCCGGAGGCCTGGGCATCCTGGCCGGAGATCACCTCAAGTCCGCCAGCGATCTGAACATCCCTCTGGTGGGCGTGGGCCTGGCCTATCAGCAGGGCTACTTCCGGCAGTACCTGACCGCGGATGGCTGGCAGAACGAACGCTACCCGGACTACGACTTCTCCCAAATGCCCATGGAGCTTGTCCGCGATAAAGATCAAAAGCCGGTCTCCATCAGCGTGGACCTAGCCGGTCAGCCGCTGTCCGCCCAGATATGGAAGGTTCGGGTGGGCCGGATCCAGCTTTACCTTTTGGACTCCAATATCTCCGAGAATCCGCCCCACTTCCGGCAGATCACCTCCCGGCTCTACGGCGGAGACCTGGAAATGCGCATCTGGCAGGAAATCCTACTGGGCATCGGCGGGATCAAGGCTCTGAACACCCTGGGCCTGACGCCCCGGGTGATCCACATGAACGAGGGCCACTCCGCCTTCGCCGGCCTGGAGCGCATCCGGGTGTTCATGGCCGAGTACGGGCTGTCCTTTGAGGCAGCCATGGAACTGACCGCCTCCACCAGCGTGTTCACCACCCACACCCCGGTCCCAGCCGGCAACGATCGTTTCCCAGCGGAACTGATGCAGCGCTATTTCGACGGCTATGCCCGCAGCCTGGGTCTAGCCTTCAAGGTGCTCCTGGCCCTGGGCCGGGAAGACCCGCGCAACGACGGGGAATGGTTCTGCATGACCGTCCTGGCTCTGCGTCTTTCCCGGTTCAACAACGGGGTCAGCGAGTTGCATGGCCATGTTTCCCGGCGGATGTGGCAAAAGGTCTGGCCCCAGTACCCGGTTGAGGACATCCCCATCGGCACGGTGACCAACGGCGTGCACATCGCCTCCTGGGTGGCCCGGGACATCGCCATGCTCTTCGAGCGCTACCTGGGCGGCAACTGGAAAGAAGACCCGGACTGCACACGGGTCTGGCAGCAGGCCGAGACCATCCCGGACGGAGAACTGTGGCGGGCCCATGAAAGGCTGCGGGAGCGAGTTGTGGACTACGCCCGCTTTCGTCTACGTGAACAGTTGGTCCAGCGCGGAGCCCGGCGCAAGGAACTGCAAGAAGCCGACGAAGTACTGGATCCGCAAGTCCTGACCATCGGCTTTGCCCGGCGTTTCGCCACCTACAAGCGGGCCACCCTACTCCTGGCGGACCGGGAGCGGTTCCTGCGCCTGCTCACGGATCCCAACCGTCCGGTGCAGTTCATCTTTGCCGGAAAGTCCCACCCCCACGACAACGAAGGCAAGAAGTTCATGCAGCAGCTTGTCCAGTTCTGCCAGCAGCCTGAGGTGCGCAAGCGTTTGGTCTTTCTGGAGGATTACGACATGGAGGTGGCCGAGTACATGGTCCAGGGCTGCGACGTCTGGCTGAACACCCCCCGCCGCCCCCTGGAAGCCTGCGGCACCAGCGGGATGAAGGCCATTGCCAACGGTGTGCTCCAGGTCAGCACCCTGGACGGCTGGTGGGTAGAGGCGCACCGCATGGACAGCGCCGTGGGCTGGGCCATCGGTCAGGGCGAGGAGTATGAAGACTCGGCCTACCAGGACTTCGTGGAAAGCCAGATCCTCTATACTCTCCTGGAAAAGGAAGTCATCCCCACCTTCTATGAACGAGGCCAGGCCAACCTGCCCCGGGAGTGGATCCGCCGGATGAAAAAATGCCTCCAGCTCTTCACCCCGGTTTTCACCT contains these protein-coding regions:
- the glgP gene encoding alpha-glucan family phosphorylase — translated: MKPLRTYSVIPKLPSKLHTLWDLAYNVWFDWNHEVTGLFSQIDPKLWARSYGNPIAFLNHLPQATLESLAKDDFFLERLRSVKHSQDIYMERKSTALPFTYKENQPLVAYFSLEYGLSLCLPIYSGGLGILAGDHLKSASDLNIPLVGVGLAYQQGYFRQYLTADGWQNERYPDYDFSQMPMELVRDKDQKPVSISVDLAGQPLSAQIWKVRVGRIQLYLLDSNISENPPHFRQITSRLYGGDLEMRIWQEILLGIGGIKALNTLGLTPRVIHMNEGHSAFAGLERIRVFMAEYGLSFEAAMELTASTSVFTTHTPVPAGNDRFPAELMQRYFDGYARSLGLAFKVLLALGREDPRNDGEWFCMTVLALRLSRFNNGVSELHGHVSRRMWQKVWPQYPVEDIPIGTVTNGVHIASWVARDIAMLFERYLGGNWKEDPDCTRVWQQAETIPDGELWRAHERLRERVVDYARFRLREQLVQRGARRKELQEADEVLDPQVLTIGFARRFATYKRATLLLADRERFLRLLTDPNRPVQFIFAGKSHPHDNEGKKFMQQLVQFCQQPEVRKRLVFLEDYDMEVAEYMVQGCDVWLNTPRRPLEACGTSGMKAIANGVLQVSTLDGWWVEAHRMDSAVGWAIGQGEEYEDSAYQDFVESQILYTLLEKEVIPTFYERGQANLPREWIRRMKKCLQLFTPVFTSHRMVADYVKNAYQPAYKNSVSLMEESFAPAKQLASWRMEIMTKWNALRITNVQANVPNILHVTQAMDIQADVYLNGLNPEDVRVEIYAGPVTADGSFAQRGTACMDLTGPLKDGWYRYSGQFIPEAPGRFGFTVRMLPNHKLLLDPHSLGLIHWAQ